Proteins encoded together in one Mastacembelus armatus chromosome 15, fMasArm1.2, whole genome shotgun sequence window:
- the LOC113132035 gene encoding G-protein coupled receptor 4-like: protein MKPDRNPINIIILVINSLGLILTVPAICGLFTVVQKDHVVPIYVINLFISDLIQMCAMIANVAVPKFLNGILSYLYILGVMARAAFMMCVALERYLVIAWPHWYQFKRSVTTSVLISLIVWLCPFVAFIMYIFTPGMYNVFTTFFLLPFPVLVFSLVGTLKSLSAAISVSSEEKRQIVGAVVLVLCSYMLLSVSVIIFFLFLRDNPALSLVFTICSSFSPLLDLVLYVFMGKGATDKLRALLCCCRKETQRPKQQVLTVSGDRTGTVSSM from the exons ATGAAGCCAGACCGTAATCCAATAAACATCATTATTTTGGTGATCAACAGCCTCGGCCTTATTTTGACAGTACCGGCCATCTGTGGACTGTTCACTGTG GTGCAAAAGGATCATGTTGTTCCGATCTACGTCATCAACCTCTTCATCTCTGACCTCATCCAGATGTGCGCTATGATCGCAAACGTTGCAGTGCCCAAGTTTCTTAATGGCATCTTGTCTTATCTTTACATTCTTGGTGTGATGGCCCGTGCTGCCTTCATGATGTGTGTGGCCCTGGAAAG gtATTTGGTCATCGCCTGGCCACATTGGTACCAATTCAAACGAAGTGTCACAACCTCTGTGCTAATTTCTCTCATAGTCTGGCTGTGTCCTTTTGTTGCTTtcataatgtacatttttacaccTGGGATGTACAACGTCTTCACCACctttttcctccttcccttccctgTGCTCGTCTTCTCCCTGGTTGGAACCCTCAAATCTCTGTCTGCTGCCATCTCAGTCTCCTCTGAGGAGAAACGACAAatagtgggagctgtggttttggtCCTGTGTAGTtacatgctgctgtctgtgtccgtcatcattttcttcctctttcttagGGACAATCCTGCCCTTTCTCTTGTCTTTACAATTTGCAGCTCGTTCAGTCCCCTCCTAGACTTGgtcctgtatgttttcatgGGCAAAGGGGCCACAGACAAGCTGAGagctttgctgtgttgttgcaggaAGGAAACCCAACGACCAAAGCAGCAGGTCCTGACTGTGAGTGGTGACAGAACAGGGACAGTCAGCTCCatgtga
- the LOC113131726 gene encoding G-protein coupled receptor 4-like gives MALQYSHTTTQQTLDPSNMSNVCSETSTKPGLFMDVVTIIIICVGLPLTLLAIYAVYSLVEKDRAAPVYVINLLISDLVQLCCMIAEVAQPKHVQIHDVFFYIYYFGVMASVGFMVCIALERYLVIACPLWYRFRRTIKISLVVCGVVWALPLFYILPVFLEVNYEVSLIIFAIFFLLPYPLFIFFLAGTLKALSAASRIPPDEKRRIVAILVLVLLTYTVLFLPGIIWSLIKKARTDRIFCYLSYTIIKFSPLADLFLYVFLRKGAVDKLLASLCCCRIDTNYINRPTA, from the exons ATGGCTCTTCAGTACTCTCACACCACCACACAGCAAACTTTGGATCCCAGCAACATGTCCAATGTCTGCTCTGAAACCAGCACCAAACCTGGACTGTTCATGGACGTGGTGACCATCATAATCATTTGTGTTGGCCTCCCTTTGACCCTGCTGGCCATCTATGCTGTTTATTCTCTG GTGGAAAAAGACCGTGCTGCTCCGGTCTACGTCATCAACCTTCTCATTTCCGACCTCGTCCAGCTCTGCTGCATGATCGCTGAGGTGGCACAACCAAAGCATGTGCAGATCCACGATGTCTTCTTTTATATCTACTATTTTGGGGTGATGGCCAGTGTTGGCTTCATGGTGTGTATCGCCCTGGAAAG GTATTTGGTTATCGCCTGTCCGCTGTGGTACCGCTTCAGACGGACCATCAAGATCTCTCTGGTGGTCTGTGGCGTGGTCTGGGCCCTTCCTCTTTTCTatattctccctgtgtttttaGAGGTTAATTATGAGGTCTCCCTAATTATCTTCGCCATCTTCTTCCTGCTTCCATACCCCCTGTTCATATTCTTCCTGGCCGGGACCCTTAAAGCCCTGTCTGCTGCCAGCCGTATCCCCCCTGATGAAAAGAGACGGATTGTGGCCATTTTGGTCCTGGTGCTGCTAACTTACACGGTGCTGTTCCTGCCTGGTATTATTTGGTCCTTGATAAAAAAAGCCAGAACTGACAGGATCTTCTGTTATCTGTCATACACCATTATCAAGTTCAGTCCTCTTGCAGATTTGTTTCTGTATGTCTTCCTTAGGAAAGGGGCAGTAGACAAACTTTTGGCCTCTCTCTGCTGTTGCAGAATAGACACCAATTACATCAACAGACCAACAGCATGA
- the lhb gene encoding lutropin subunit beta, giving the protein MAVQVNMVMIHLMFSLVLTASADIWPLAPAGAFQLPPCQLINQTVSLEKDGCPKCHPVETTICSGHCVTKDPVIKIPFSNVYQHVCTYRDLYYKTFEFPDCPPGVDPTITYPVALSCHCGRCQLDTSDCTFESLQPDSCMNDIPFYY; this is encoded by the exons ATGGCTGTACAGGTCAACATGGTGATGATCCACCTGATGTTCAGTTTGGTCCTGACAGCCTCAGCTGACATTTGGCCCCTGGCCCCAGCAG GGGCCTTCCAGCTGCCGCCCTGCCAGCTCATCAACCAGACAGTGTCTCTGGAGAAGGACGGCTGTCCCAAGTGCCACCCAGTGGAAACGACCATCTGCAGTGGTCACTGCGTCACCAAG GACCCTGTCATCAAGATACCGTTCAGCAACGTGTACcagcatgtgtgcacataccGGGACCTGTACTACAAGACATTTGAGTTTCCTGACTGTCCCCCTGGTGTGGACCCGACTATCACCTACCCCGTGGCTTTGAGCTGCCACTGCGGCCGCTGTCAGCTGGACACATCTGACTGCACCTTTGAGAGCCTGCAGCCCGACTCCTGCATGAATGACATACCGTTCTACTACTAG
- the cox20 gene encoding cytochrome c oxidase assembly protein COX20, mitochondrial isoform X2 has product MRSPEGFRLLGILDVQKTPCAREAVLHGAGGSVVAGLLHFLATSRVKRSFDVGFAGFMLTTLGSWFYCRMNNAKLRVQQRMIQDAIKNKVVYEGTNLDPINKPGAKTPPGPS; this is encoded by the exons ATGCGCAGCCCAGAA GGTTTCAGGCTCTTGGGGATTCTGGATGTGCAGAAGACTCCGTGTGCCAGGGAGGCAGTCCTGCACGGAGCTGGGGGCTCAGTGGTTGCTGGCCTGCTTCACTTTCTGGCCACCA GTCGAGTAAAGAGGTCTTTTGACGTGGGGTTTGCAGGCTTTATGCTCACCACACTTGGATCCTG GTTTTACTGCAGGATGAATAACGCGAAGCTGCGTGTGCAGCAGAGGATGATCCAGGATGCCATCAAAAACAAGGTCGTGTACGAAGGAACCAATCTAGACCCCATAAACAAGCCGGGAGCAAAAACACCACCAGGGCCGTCATGA
- the cox20 gene encoding cytochrome c oxidase assembly protein COX20, mitochondrial isoform X1 — protein MAEEEQDKNKGFRLLGILDVQKTPCAREAVLHGAGGSVVAGLLHFLATSRVKRSFDVGFAGFMLTTLGSWFYCRMNNAKLRVQQRMIQDAIKNKVVYEGTNLDPINKPGAKTPPGPS, from the exons ATGGCAGAAGAGGAGCAGGACAAGAACAAG GGTTTCAGGCTCTTGGGGATTCTGGATGTGCAGAAGACTCCGTGTGCCAGGGAGGCAGTCCTGCACGGAGCTGGGGGCTCAGTGGTTGCTGGCCTGCTTCACTTTCTGGCCACCA GTCGAGTAAAGAGGTCTTTTGACGTGGGGTTTGCAGGCTTTATGCTCACCACACTTGGATCCTG GTTTTACTGCAGGATGAATAACGCGAAGCTGCGTGTGCAGCAGAGGATGATCCAGGATGCCATCAAAAACAAGGTCGTGTACGAAGGAACCAATCTAGACCCCATAAACAAGCCGGGAGCAAAAACACCACCAGGGCCGTCATGA
- the LOC113131725 gene encoding uncharacterized protein LOC113131725 encodes MGDSGAGTTGPILLSITSNVTHNTTTPTAVHMATVVSWLTFSIGLPAIGLALYALKNLSRGENKVPMHVLFLLVSDIISFLGRPSVDQDMTVLSSGATDFIFYFGVISNITLMLFIAQERHLSVAFPQCYGCCSRFQRSPVVALVAWAAPFAVLALAVLKYNLWFSVALLSPFPFLLFFAVDSWRALMCSPSNPPTPERRRTVWGISAIWANYTVLYVPFILSVLLEALSYKETVRYLGLVSHLLLYLGPLVDPFLYIFMTKGLKEVQQVLSCCQNPSRKVNMSPTVDTVAETVETRL; translated from the exons ATGGGCGACAGCGGCGCAGGGACAACTGGCCCCATCCTCCTCAGCATCACCAGCAACGTTACTCACAACACCACCACGCCCACTGCAGTCCACATGGCCACGGTGGTGAGCTGGTTGACCTTCAGCATCGGGCTGCCGGCCATCGGACTGGCTCTTTACGCCCTCAAGAATCTGTCCAGAG GTGAGAATAAAGTTCCCATGCATGTCCTGTTCCTCCTGGTGTCCGACATCATCAGCTTCTTGGGTCGTCCCAGCGTGGACCAGGACATGACTGTTCTGTCCTCCGGTGCCACCGACTTCATCTTCTATTTTGGCGTCATCTCCAACATCACTCTCATGCTCTTCATAGCTCAGGAGCGCCATCTCTCTGTGGCTTTCCCGCAGTGCTATGGCTGCTGCAGCCGTTTCCAGAGATCTCCTGTGGTGGCCCTGGTGGCCTGGGCTGCCCCGTTCGCTGTCCTGGCCCTGGCTGTGCTTAAGTACAACCTCTGGTTTTCAGTAGCTCTGCTGTCCCCTTTCCCCTTCCTGCTCTTCTTTGCTGTGGACTCGTGGAGAGCCCTGATGTGCTCCCCATCTAACCCTCCAACCccggagaggaggaggacggtgTGGGGGATCAGTGCAATCTGGGCCAACTACACCGTCCTCTACGTCCCCTTCATCCTCAGCGTCCTGCTTGAGGCTCTGTCCTACAAAGAGACTGTGCGCTACCTGGGGCTGGTGTCTCACCTGCTCCTCTACCTCGGCCCCCTGGTGGACCCATTCCTCTATATATTCATGACCAAAGGGCTTAAAGAGGTGCAGCAGGTTCTGTCCTGCTGCCAAAACCCCAGTCGGAAAGTGAACATGAGTCCCACTGTGGATACTGTGGCTGAGACCGTAGAGACCAGGCTATGA